ATGCCTGGTGCATTCGCGGTCGCATCCGGTGGTATCCACGTCTGGCACATGCCTGCACTGGTAAACATCTTCGGTGATGAATCTGTTCTGCAATTCGGTGGCGGCACACTGGGTCACCCATGGGGCAACGCGGCAGGTGCTGCGGCTAACCGTGTTGCATTGGAAGCGTGCGTTGAAGCGCGTAACCGTGGTGTTGAACTGGAGCGTAACGGTAAGGAAATCCTCACCAAAGCTGCACAGTCTAGCCCTGAACTCAAGATCGCCATGGAAACATGGAAAGAAATCAAGTTCGAGTTCGACACCGTTGACAAACTTGATGTTCAGAACCGCTAATCACAGGAGTTGTAACCATGGCTGATTTTCAGGATTACAAACAAACCGTCAAGTACGAAACCTTTTCTTACTTGCCTGCGCTGACGGCAGACCAAACCCGCCAGCAAATTCAATACATCGTGTCACAGGGCTGGAACCCAGCTATCGAACACGTGGAGCCTGCCAGATCCAGTACGTACTACTGGTTTATGTGGAAGCTGCCCATGTTCGGTGAGCAAAGCGTTGACCGCATCCTGTCAGAACTCGAAGCGTGCCGTCGGGAATACCCCAACCACCACGTGCGTCTGATCGGTTACGACAACTACACCCAAAGCCAAGGCACATCCTTTGTTGTGTATCGCGGCTAATCACTGACAGGGAGGAGGCACTATGCCTGCACAAACTGCAAACAGCGCGGAAAAAGCCCGCGAAGCAGCCGCCGCACGTCGGCGTGCTGCTGCCCAGCGCAGTGCCGGTCAGTCACGCCCGGTAGCTGCTGTTAAAGCAGCACCTGTGGCATCCGCCCAACCTGAAACTGTACAAGCTGCCCCTGCGGCAGCTTATGCAGCCCCGTCTACTCCTGTTGTTGTCAGTAATACCGGTGCAAACAAAGCGCGGGAAGCGGCTGAACGCCGCCGTATCGCCGCCCAACGCAGTGGTGCACAAGCCCGGCAGCGTTCACGTCCGACAGTAGCCCCCGCACCTGCGGTTGCCGCTTACCCCACCAGCACTGCTTTGGAAGACAATCTAGGCAGTCTGTTTGGCAGTGAGCCGGTGACAGAAGAGGCGATGGATGCGCTGTGCGAACTGGTCGAAACTGACCCGAACGCTTTGGGCGTGAGTGGCAACAGTGTCCGCGCCATTTGCCGTAATCGTCGCCAACAACAGGCAACGCAAGGCAAAGCCGCCGCACCACGTCGTCCCGGTAGCCGTCCTGTTGGTCGTAACCCACGCATGGGTGTCGTCCCGCAAGGGCGCGATGCTGCTCGCCAGCACCGTGTACAAGCGGCACGTGGGCAACGTCCTGATGCACCAGCAGCACCACGCCCCACCGGGCGGATGCGTCCACAGCGTGTTCCCCCCAAGGTCGAGATTGACGAGACCCTGTTGGGAAACGCAGTGACCGGTACTCAGGTTAGCCGTATTACTGCTAATACGGTGACTGGGGGCGAAGCCGGTACTTGCCGCGCAGTGACAGGAACGGAATACTTGGGTACTGACCATTTCGATACCATTTGCGGGACACGTCCTGAACCGAATCCGCCGAAAGTCGGGTTAACGGTAACGGGTGGCGGTCTGGCAGTTTCGGGTACCGAAGTCGGTCGTTCCAAGAAAGTGACGGGTGATGAAAGTGGTAGTTGCCGTGCAGTGACGGGTACCGAATACCTAGGGCTTGAGCAATTCTCAGCGTTTTGTGAAAACAAAGGGTTGACGACTCGCGCTCCCAAGGTGGTAGCGGGTACGACGGCACGCAAGCAGTTAACGGTAACGGGTGTGGATGAAGCACGCCTGCAACCTGTCACCGGCAATGAGTCGGGTGCGGGACGCAGCGTTACGGGTTCGCAATACTCGGATGCCGGTGCTTCACGCCTGACGATCAATGGCCCACAGAAAGTTGCCTTAACGCACACCGTCGCCGGTCGTGAAGTAACAGGCACAGAAGTGGGACGTTCGATCAAGGTAACGGGTGATGAATACGGCAGTTGCCGCCCGGTAACGGGTACGGAATACGTGTCCAGCGAGCAATTCCAATCCATTTGCAATACGCAAGCACCAGCGCGTTCTGCCAAAGTCGGAGAGGACAACAGCCAGAAAGGGCAGCGTATTACGGGTAATCTCGTGAATCGTACTGAAAAAGTCACAGGAAACGAGGCAACGGCAGTGGGTAAAGTAACAGGTTCTCAGTACGGCGACAGCCAAGTGCCAAGTCGTGCACCGACCAAAGCCTACCCAATGCAAACCCTTGCGGGTCGTAGCTTGACCGGAAATGCGGTTGACCATAGCCCAAAGCTTACCGGTGATGATCGTGGCGGCTGCTTGCCTGTCACCGGTACTGAATACTACGGCAAGGAACATTTTGCCGGGTATTGTGCAAGCGAACCGCCACCAGCACCTGCCAAAGTGCACGTAGGCATGACCCAGCAAGGACAAACCGTCTCCGGCATTTCGCTGATGACGTCCAAGCATGTCACGGGAAATGAATACGGCGCACAACAACACGTCAGTGGTACACCGTACCTGAGCGTCGTTGAGCAGGCACCACACCACCATGCGCATGGTCACGACCACCATCATGACCATCATGACCATGAACACGGCGAAGGTGAACACGGCTTTTGCTGTGATGAGTGCGCGGCTGACCATTTCGCGAAAGTGAAAGTGGCACAGGCGCGGCGCATGTTGCCACCTCCCCCGGTGATGTGCCACGGCTGTGCAGACAGTGCGGTAGCGGAAATGAAGCAGGTTGCCCAACAAGCGGCAGCAGGTTTCAGCATCCAGTCACCGGCACGGGCAGCATTGGGACGTGTCACCGGCAATGCTTACGAAGGTGCAGGGCGCATTACCGGCCCCGGCAATCGTGGCAACCAGACCGTTTCCGGCACACCGGAATTCCGTTACCAGCAGCCAGCAGCAGCCACTGTTGCCAGCGAACCGGTAGCGGTCAGTGCCGAACCGGCCGCCTCACGAGTGACAGGTGACGGGCGTGACAACCTCCGTATCACCGGTGGTGACTGGGGTCGCAGCCAACGCATGACAGGTACAGAAGGGGCATGGGCGCAAAACCGTAACCCGACTTTACGTGGATCGCAGCAAGCCATGGCAATGGTGAATGCACACGCCAACAAGTCACTGGAACGTCCCGAAGCACCACCTATCGCGAAAGTGACGGGTAGCAGCGGGAACAGTGGCAAGGGTGCGCTGATCACCGTTTCCGGTGGGGCAAGAGGTTAGGAGGCTTATAGGTGAACAGCCGTCAAGCCCAGCAAGCATTGCGTCTGGCAAGCCGAACTCAAGGCAAGCCGCAGACGTTACGCAAGGCAACACGCCAACCAGCTCCGGCTGCCTTGGCGGTGGAGCCGGGTACACGGTTAACACCTGTGGCAAACGGGGCAGCGGTGAGTTATCACCGCCACCCGTTGGCTAACCAACATGCTAATGCCCGTTTGGCGCATTGTGAAGAAAGTGTTAAAGGGCGTTTTGATGCCATTGTCCCTGCCCTGCAAGCCATCGCTGGTTTGCATCTGGGGGAAGGTTTCAGCGCACAGACACAAGCGATTGCACAAGCCCAACTGGGCTACTGCTTGCCGGAACGCATCCTCAACGATGCGTGGGTCAGTGGAGTGGACATGAAAGCCCTGTATGCGTATTGCGCGTTTCAGGCTTTGAAGCTGGCAACCGAACAGTTTGCCAACGATTTACGCCAACAGGTGGAAGCGGTGCAGGATACCCGCAACTTCTTCCTCGACTGCGGCTTTCACGCGGTGGACATCAGCCCCTGTGCCGATGGTCGCCTCAAAGGTTTGATGCGCTACATTTTGCGTCTGCCTTTGACTTCGTTTACCCGGCGCAAGGCGTATGCCGGGGCATTATTCGATGTGGAAACGGACGTGCGCCACTGGATGGCAACCGAGTTACTCCGTTTCCGCGAAGGTGTGCCGACCACCGTCGATGCAGGGACAAGTTACCTGAAAATCGCGGTGTATCACACCAGTAGCAGTTCCCCCTGCCATGAGGGATGTGCTGCCCACGGGAGTAACGACCATCAAGCGGTGGCAGCGGCACTGGATCGCCTAAACCAGTTCCGCCAGGCTATTGAGAATTCGTTCTGTTGTGGTGCCAGCACGGATATTTTGTTGATCGGGGTTGATACTGACACCGATGCCATCCGGGTACATATCCCTGACGGCGAAGGTGAGCTTTCCCCGCAACGTTTTGTGGATAACAAGGTGCTGTTTCATGCCACGCTGGGTTTGTCAGCAGATCAAGCAGGTTTGGCAGTACACGAGGCGGTCGAAGCAGCCGTTAACCAGCATGGCTGGGGAACCGGCAAAGGTGCGCCGCACGACGGGATGCGACGGCTGGTGACTAACCTGCTGATCAACAACCTGTCACAGATGGATTACGTGATGGATTTGCACAACGGGCAATACGCCGACATCGGGCACGCCGAACGCTACATCAGCGTTGGGGATGGCTTCGAGGAAGTGCAAATCCGCAATGTGGCGTATTACGCCCACCTGCACACGCTGGAAGAAGGCGTGGCAGACATGGATGTCGGCATCAAAATTTTCAAAGGCTTGAACGTGAATCACGGTCTGCCTGTGCCGGTAGCGATTCACTACCGTTACGATGCCGGTGTACCGGGGTCACGCGAACGCACAGTGGCGAAAGCCATGCGGGTTGCCGCAGCCATCCGCAGCCGTTACGCGGCATTGGTGGAACAGGGTTTGTTGCTGTGCCATTTGTCAGTGCAGGATACGCCGACAGGTAGCCCGGTCGAAGTCGTGGAGGATGTGGCATGAAGATCATGCGCGTGGAAAAAACGCTGGTATCCACCAACCGCCTTGCCGAACTGGGGCATAAGGGCTTGTTAGTGGTACAGGAAAAAGTCGGCGGAGCGCGGCAAGTGGCAGTGGATGCCATCGGTTGCGTCCCCGGTGACTGGGTGATTTGTGTGGGTTCTTCTGCCGCTCGCGAAGCCGCAGGCAGTAAGGAATACCCTTCCGACCTCACCATCGTCGGCATTATCGACCGATGGAATGGCGAGTAAGGGGTAGCACATGGAAATCATGCGGGTACAGTCTGATTTGGTCGCCACCCAGCGCATACCTGGCTTGAAGAATATGTCCTTGCGGGTTTTGGTGGACAGCAAGGGCGCTCAGAATGTGGCTTGCGATCCGGTGGGCGCACCGCCCGGAGCGTGGGTTTTCACCATCAGCGGATCAGCGGCGCGTTACGCGCTCAAGGATCCCAAGGTGCTAACGGATTTGACCATCGCCGGAATCATCGACCATTGGGAAGAATGACCGACGCGGGGTTAATTAATGACTGATTTTATTACGAGAGGATATTCAAATGGCTGAAGTAACTGGTATTGCATTAGGCATGATTGAAACACGCGGTCTGGTACCGGCTATCGAAGCCGCTGATGCCATGACTAAAGCGGCTGAAGTACGTCTGATTGGTCGCCAGTTCGTTGGTGGCGGTTACGTGACAGTACTGGTACGTGGTGAAACAGGTGCGGTTAACGCTGCTGTCCGTGCAGGTGCTGACGCTTGTGAGCGTGTTGGCGACGGTCTGGTGGCTGCCCACATTATTGCGCGTGTTCACTCTGAAGTGGAAGGCATCCTGCCTAAAGCAGGCGAAACCCCTGACAACGCTGTTATCGGCTAAGTCATTTTGATTGATCGTTAATCGTTTTTAAGGAGAATAAACATGGCACAAGTAACTGGTGTTGCTTTAGGTATGATTGAAACACGCGGCCTCGTTCCTGCTATCGAAGCAGCCGATGCGATGACCAAAGCCGCTGAAGTTAAACTGATCGGTCGTCAATTCGTTGGCGGCGGTTATGTAACTGTTTTGGTTCGTGGCGAAACTGGCGCAGTTAATGCAGCGGTGCGTGCAGGTGCTGACGCTTGTGAGCGCGTGGGTGACGGTTTGGTAGCGGCGCACATCATTGCTCGCGTACACTCCGAAGTCGAAACCATTCTGCCTAAGGCGGAGTAAGAAGGTATTTCCTTCCCCCCATCCCCAACCCTTCCCCCGCAAGGGGTGAAGGGAGCTTAAAGAGGAACTTATCATGACCGCAACCCAACCCAGCAGCGCATGGAATGTCCAGCAACGCCCAGCGGCAATGACCCGCCGTTATGAATTTGCCTCCTACGCTGAAACACGCACGTTTTTGGATCAACTAGCCGCGCTTTCCGAACGCACGGGTTTGCATCCGAACCTGAATTTCGCCCGCAATCACGTGAGCGTGAGCATCAATGCGGAAGGTGACGCATTAACGGATGCGGAGTATGCCTACGCTGCCGAAGCTGATGCTTTCGCCCAACAATAATTTGGTTTAACCACGAGGTTTGGCAGATGCCTACAGCAAAATCCAGCAAACCCAAAGCGGTGAAACCTGCCGCAGCCGCCCCAGTGGTGCTTGAAGCACCCGAAGCAGCGGTAGTACCAGAAGATACCGTTCCAGCCGTTGCTGATGTACCGCAACCGCCGCAAGCACCCACAGTGCCACCAACCGCGCCAGCCGCAGCCGACGACCTGAACCAACCAGGTTTCCCGCTGCACCCTGAGCGTGTTTGGCCTGATTAACCTGCGAGAAGACACCATGACTTCCAGAGTAACCACTTCCGCCTCGATGCAGTCACGCGCTCCGCGTGGTGCTGTCACCGGAGCTTATGTTGGCAATACCACCCCGCCACCCGTGGATGTGGATGCCCTGTTCAAACGTTGGGATGCTGCCTTGCATACCCGCAGTGTCGATGCTGTGGTTGCCTGTTACAGCCATGATGCGGTATTGCTGCCTACGGTTGCCGATGAACCGCACGTTGGGCATAAGTCGATTGCTGACTATTTCAAACATTTCCTCGCTGGTTCACCACGCGGCACTGTCACCGAACGCCATGTGCAAGTCGGCTGGGATATGGCAGTGGATATGGGTACGTATTCCTTCGTGTTTGCTGACGGGCGCAAAGTGACCGCACGTTACACCTTTGTGTATCGCCCGCGTGCCGGAGAATGGCTCATTACCCATCACCATTCGTCCGTTCTGCCAGAACAATTCTGCAAGCTCTGACTTATTCCCTCCACCCCTTGCGGGGGGAGGGTTAGGGAGGGGGGTAATTTGACCAAGGAGTACTTTGATGGCGTTACAACTCAGCGATTATCAGGACATTATTGATGATTTGGGTGATACCACCAAAGAAGTGCTGGAAGCCAACTGGCAAGAAGCCGCACGGGTGTTTTCCCCACGTGGGCTAGATACCTATTTGCGCGGTGCTGCCGGGCTGAAATCGCTGGGGCGCGGTACGGATTTAGTCGAATCCCTCTTGGAAGCTGCTCCGCTGGTTGCCAGAGAAGTGGGCGAACAAGCCGTTTCCGAACTGTTATCCGCAGCCATCCAGATGTTCTCCAAAACCAGTGCCAGTGTCTTGGTGCTGCTGTTTTCCACCGCACCCACAGCGGCAGCGCGGATGGGCGAACTCGAACTGTTCAAAGGCTACCTGAGCCTGTTGAACCATCTGTTAGCACAAGCCCCGCGTGCCTTGCGCCCCATGCTGGAAAAGCTCGATGTGTTGTTGGCGCACCTAACACTGGGCGGGTTGCGCCGCTGGGCAATGTGGGGTATTTCCGCTTACCGCAACGATTTTAACGGACAGGCTGAGTATTTCGGGCTGCAAAACGATGCGGCCATGAACGTGCTGAAAAAAGAACAGCGCGGTGTATTGTTCGTCGATGTGCAACGCCGCCTGATTATGTATTTACGCGCTTTGTGGGGACGCGACTTTTTCCTGCGCCCTACGTCCGGCGACTTTGAAACCCGCGAAGGCTACCGCCCGTATATCGAAGCCAGTTTTATCCACCTGCCGGATGCGTTTGACGATTTCACCCTGCCCAATGGCGAAAAAGCCAAGGGCATGGATGTGTACCGCGCTGCGGCTGCGCATACCGCCGCGCATATCGTGTATTCCCGTTATTATGACGATGCCCAAGGTTTGACCCCGCTACAACAAGCAATGGTTGGGGTAGTGGAAGATGCACGGGTGGAAACACTGGCGGTGAAGGATTTCCCCGGCTTGCTGACCTTGTGGAAAAACCTGTTACCGGCGGATTCGCAAGATAACAGTGCCGCAAGTGTGTTGGGGCGCATGGCGCGTGGCTTGCTGGACAAAGATTACCGTGATTCCCACCCATTGGTGGAAGCAGCAACCAGCTTGTTTGCGCAAAACGCCGAACGTTTAAACGACCAAACCTTGGCGTTGGACATTGGTTTGCAACTGGCGGAACAAGCAAAAGCTTTGGATTTCAAATACAACCCGCGTCAGGATCAGCCCACCAACCCGTACCGCGACGATAACCGCTACTTGTGGCAATCCCCCGACGATGCCGAAAATACTGTGTTATTGCCGGGGCAAACCCAGCAGGTGCGCAAATACGTCAGCATGATGGAAATGGTCATGGGGCTGGACGTGGAATACGCCGGAGATGACGCGCAGGAAATCTGGGTACTGGAAACCGAATTCTTCCATGACGACGGCACCACCCTCAATGAAAAAGAGGGCAAACAGCCGGTGGCATCACCCGTGCATTACCCCGAATGGGATTACCAGACGCAACTGGAACGCCCCAACTGGGTAACAGTGCTGGAAAAACGCCCGAAACGCGGTGATCACACCGTGCTGGAAGCGGCGATTGAAAAGCACAAGCCACTGGTGCGGCGCATTAAAAACCTGATCGAATCCATCCAACCGCAAGGCATGATCCGCCAACGCAATCAGGAAGACGGCGATACGTTGGACTTGAATGCCGCCATCCACGCGATGGTGGATATTCGCCGAGGTATTCAACCCAGCCCCCGCATCAATATCCGCACGCACTTACAAATTCGCGACCTGTCGGTGCTGTTGCTGGTGGATTTGTCCGAATCCACCAACGATCAGGTTCGGGGTGCAGAGGAAGGCGTAACGGTACTGGATATGGCACGCGAGGCAACGGCACTGTTGGCGGAAGCTTTGGTAAAAATCGGCGACCCGTTTGCGATTCACGGCTTCGACTCCAATGGGCGGCACGACGTGGAATATTACCGTTTCAAGGACTTTGACGCGCCCTATAACGAGACCGTCAAAGGGCGGCTGGAAGCCATGAAGGGCAAGCTGTCTACCCGCATGGGTGCAGCATTACGCCATGCCGGTTCGTTGCTGTCACGGCGTGCCAGCCAGAAAAAACTGATTTTGTTGCTGACCGATGGTGAACCGGCGGACAACGATGTGCGTGACCCGCAATACTTACGCCAAGACACCAAAAAAGCAGTGGAAGAATTGGCACGACAAGGCATTCAAACCTTCTGCCTGACGCTTGACCCGTATGCGGATGAATACGTATCACGCATTTTCGGGCATAAGTATTATTTGATTCTCGATCAAGTTAGCCGTTTACCCGAAAAGCTGGCGACGCTTTATATTGGGATGACGAAGTAAGGATCGCTTAGTCCAGCAACTGCGTGTAACACTCCACCGCCGTGAATTCCTGTGTGTCTTTCGGCGGTTGTTGCGAATCCGGCTGGTGAATTGCCAGCAAATGCTTCACGCCATGTGCTTTTGCAGCCCGCAAAACGTGCAAGTTGTCATCAATGAACAAAGAATGTGCCGGATCAAACACCTCCACCTCACTCAATTTCTGCCAGAAATCGGGATGCTCTTTCGGCAAACCCAAGGAGTGTGAGGTAATAATGTGATCGAAATAGTGTTCCAACACCACATAGCCGAATTTCAAGCCCATGCTTTTCTGGTGCGCATTGGTAAGCAACACTACTCGCTTGCCACGCTCGCGCAGGGATTCGAGAAAACGCTCCACATGCGCCCGAATCGCAATCCGATCCGCGATTTCGTGTTTCATCGCTACCAAATCCGCCTCCAGATGATTTTGCCAATAATCAAGGCAATACCAATCCAAGGTGCCTTCCATTTCGGTGTAACGGGCGTGCAAGTAAGCGCGGACTTCCTCCGGCGTTGTACCGCGCTGTTCTGCCAAACGTACCGGCAAATGTTCCAGCCAGAAATGGTTATCGAAATGCAAATCCAATAGCGTGCCATCCATGTCCAAAAACACGGTGTTAATCTCATGCCAATTTAAATTGATTGCGCTATAATTCATTTTATGGGCTTCCACATACCACTAAAAATCGCATCATACCGGAGGGTATTATGAAAAATCTGCATTCATTGGGGTTAAGTATTTCCATCGCGTTGTTACTCAGCGCCTGTGGC
The window above is part of the Thiothrix winogradskyi genome. Proteins encoded here:
- a CDS encoding ribulose bisphosphate carboxylase small subunit translates to MADFQDYKQTVKYETFSYLPALTADQTRQQIQYIVSQGWNPAIEHVEPARSSTYYWFMWKLPMFGEQSVDRILSELEACRREYPNHHVRLIGYDNYTQSQGTSFVVYRG
- a CDS encoding CsoS2 family carboxysome shell protein, whose translation is MPAQTANSAEKAREAAAARRRAAAQRSAGQSRPVAAVKAAPVASAQPETVQAAPAAAYAAPSTPVVVSNTGANKAREAAERRRIAAQRSGAQARQRSRPTVAPAPAVAAYPTSTALEDNLGSLFGSEPVTEEAMDALCELVETDPNALGVSGNSVRAICRNRRQQQATQGKAAAPRRPGSRPVGRNPRMGVVPQGRDAARQHRVQAARGQRPDAPAAPRPTGRMRPQRVPPKVEIDETLLGNAVTGTQVSRITANTVTGGEAGTCRAVTGTEYLGTDHFDTICGTRPEPNPPKVGLTVTGGGLAVSGTEVGRSKKVTGDESGSCRAVTGTEYLGLEQFSAFCENKGLTTRAPKVVAGTTARKQLTVTGVDEARLQPVTGNESGAGRSVTGSQYSDAGASRLTINGPQKVALTHTVAGREVTGTEVGRSIKVTGDEYGSCRPVTGTEYVSSEQFQSICNTQAPARSAKVGEDNSQKGQRITGNLVNRTEKVTGNEATAVGKVTGSQYGDSQVPSRAPTKAYPMQTLAGRSLTGNAVDHSPKLTGDDRGGCLPVTGTEYYGKEHFAGYCASEPPPAPAKVHVGMTQQGQTVSGISLMTSKHVTGNEYGAQQHVSGTPYLSVVEQAPHHHAHGHDHHHDHHDHEHGEGEHGFCCDECAADHFAKVKVAQARRMLPPPPVMCHGCADSAVAEMKQVAQQAAAGFSIQSPARAALGRVTGNAYEGAGRITGPGNRGNQTVSGTPEFRYQQPAAATVASEPVAVSAEPAASRVTGDGRDNLRITGGDWGRSQRMTGTEGAWAQNRNPTLRGSQQAMAMVNAHANKSLERPEAPPIAKVTGSSGNSGKGALITVSGGARG
- a CDS encoding carboxysome shell carbonic anhydrase; the encoded protein is MNSRQAQQALRLASRTQGKPQTLRKATRQPAPAALAVEPGTRLTPVANGAAVSYHRHPLANQHANARLAHCEESVKGRFDAIVPALQAIAGLHLGEGFSAQTQAIAQAQLGYCLPERILNDAWVSGVDMKALYAYCAFQALKLATEQFANDLRQQVEAVQDTRNFFLDCGFHAVDISPCADGRLKGLMRYILRLPLTSFTRRKAYAGALFDVETDVRHWMATELLRFREGVPTTVDAGTSYLKIAVYHTSSSSPCHEGCAAHGSNDHQAVAAALDRLNQFRQAIENSFCCGASTDILLIGVDTDTDAIRVHIPDGEGELSPQRFVDNKVLFHATLGLSADQAGLAVHEAVEAAVNQHGWGTGKGAPHDGMRRLVTNLLINNLSQMDYVMDLHNGQYADIGHAERYISVGDGFEEVQIRNVAYYAHLHTLEEGVADMDVGIKIFKGLNVNHGLPVPVAIHYRYDAGVPGSRERTVAKAMRVAAAIRSRYAALVEQGLLLCHLSVQDTPTGSPVEVVEDVA
- a CDS encoding carboxysome peptide A, which translates into the protein MKIMRVEKTLVSTNRLAELGHKGLLVVQEKVGGARQVAVDAIGCVPGDWVICVGSSAAREAAGSKEYPSDLTIVGIIDRWNGE
- a CDS encoding carboxysome peptide B; translation: MEIMRVQSDLVATQRIPGLKNMSLRVLVDSKGAQNVACDPVGAPPGAWVFTISGSAARYALKDPKVLTDLTIAGIIDHWEE
- a CDS encoding BMC domain-containing protein, producing MAEVTGIALGMIETRGLVPAIEAADAMTKAAEVRLIGRQFVGGGYVTVLVRGETGAVNAAVRAGADACERVGDGLVAAHIIARVHSEVEGILPKAGETPDNAVIG
- a CDS encoding BMC domain-containing protein, coding for MAQVTGVALGMIETRGLVPAIEAADAMTKAAEVKLIGRQFVGGGYVTVLVRGETGAVNAAVRAGADACERVGDGLVAAHIIARVHSEVETILPKAE
- a CDS encoding 4a-hydroxytetrahydrobiopterin dehydratase, whose protein sequence is MTATQPSSAWNVQQRPAAMTRRYEFASYAETRTFLDQLAALSERTGLHPNLNFARNHVSVSINAEGDALTDAEYAYAAEADAFAQQ
- a CDS encoding SgcJ/EcaC family oxidoreductase codes for the protein MTSRVTTSASMQSRAPRGAVTGAYVGNTTPPPVDVDALFKRWDAALHTRSVDAVVACYSHDAVLLPTVADEPHVGHKSIADYFKHFLAGSPRGTVTERHVQVGWDMAVDMGTYSFVFADGRKVTARYTFVYRPRAGEWLITHHHSSVLPEQFCKL
- a CDS encoding nitric oxide reductase activation protein NorD; this translates as MALQLSDYQDIIDDLGDTTKEVLEANWQEAARVFSPRGLDTYLRGAAGLKSLGRGTDLVESLLEAAPLVAREVGEQAVSELLSAAIQMFSKTSASVLVLLFSTAPTAAARMGELELFKGYLSLLNHLLAQAPRALRPMLEKLDVLLAHLTLGGLRRWAMWGISAYRNDFNGQAEYFGLQNDAAMNVLKKEQRGVLFVDVQRRLIMYLRALWGRDFFLRPTSGDFETREGYRPYIEASFIHLPDAFDDFTLPNGEKAKGMDVYRAAAAHTAAHIVYSRYYDDAQGLTPLQQAMVGVVEDARVETLAVKDFPGLLTLWKNLLPADSQDNSAASVLGRMARGLLDKDYRDSHPLVEAATSLFAQNAERLNDQTLALDIGLQLAEQAKALDFKYNPRQDQPTNPYRDDNRYLWQSPDDAENTVLLPGQTQQVRKYVSMMEMVMGLDVEYAGDDAQEIWVLETEFFHDDGTTLNEKEGKQPVASPVHYPEWDYQTQLERPNWVTVLEKRPKRGDHTVLEAAIEKHKPLVRRIKNLIESIQPQGMIRQRNQEDGDTLDLNAAIHAMVDIRRGIQPSPRINIRTHLQIRDLSVLLLVDLSESTNDQVRGAEEGVTVLDMAREATALLAEALVKIGDPFAIHGFDSNGRHDVEYYRFKDFDAPYNETVKGRLEAMKGKLSTRMGAALRHAGSLLSRRASQKKLILLLTDGEPADNDVRDPQYLRQDTKKAVEELARQGIQTFCLTLDPYADEYVSRIFGHKYYLILDQVSRLPEKLATLYIGMTK
- the yrfG gene encoding GMP/IMP nucleotidase, translating into MNYSAINLNWHEINTVFLDMDGTLLDLHFDNHFWLEHLPVRLAEQRGTTPEEVRAYLHARYTEMEGTLDWYCLDYWQNHLEADLVAMKHEIADRIAIRAHVERFLESLRERGKRVVLLTNAHQKSMGLKFGYVVLEHYFDHIITSHSLGLPKEHPDFWQKLSEVEVFDPAHSLFIDDNLHVLRAAKAHGVKHLLAIHQPDSQQPPKDTQEFTAVECYTQLLD